The proteins below are encoded in one region of Rhizobium sp. 9140:
- a CDS encoding catalase family protein, giving the protein MTQLPTTLERYRPDVETIEKDEPETSRALAETLLSIAHTTWRNGGHAVRSVHAKSHGLLDGELDILPGLPEPLAQGIFSKPGRHKAVIRLSTSPGDILHDSVSTPRGFSLKILDIEGERLPGGLEGSTSQDFLMVNGKVFNSPSAKAFLTNLKGLALTTDRMERTKEVASKVFRVVESALETFGAESATLKSLGGHPETHILGESFFTQLPHRYGDYIAKFALVPVTENLKTLKDQPIDADKDENALRNAVRSFFGGETATWDLRVQLCTDLETMPVEDASALWDEDQSPFIPVARLTVLPQDSWTEEKQKRIDDGLSFRPWNGIVAHQPLGSIMRMRRQAYDSSAAFRSERNPVPVREPGARCPVAAG; this is encoded by the coding sequence ATGACCCAGCTCCCCACGACACTCGAACGCTATCGACCCGATGTCGAGACTATCGAAAAGGACGAGCCGGAGACATCCCGCGCGCTGGCCGAAACCCTGCTGTCCATCGCCCACACCACCTGGCGTAATGGCGGCCATGCGGTGCGCAGCGTGCATGCAAAGAGCCATGGCCTGCTCGATGGCGAGCTGGACATTCTGCCCGGTCTGCCGGAGCCGCTTGCGCAGGGCATCTTCTCCAAGCCCGGCCGGCACAAGGCGGTCATCCGCCTGTCCACGTCTCCGGGCGATATCCTCCATGACAGCGTGTCCACCCCACGCGGCTTCTCGCTGAAGATCCTCGATATCGAAGGCGAACGCCTGCCCGGTGGGCTGGAGGGCTCGACCAGCCAGGATTTCCTGATGGTCAACGGCAAGGTCTTCAACTCCCCGAGCGCCAAAGCCTTCCTGACGAACCTCAAGGGCCTCGCGCTCACCACCGACCGCATGGAGCGGACCAAGGAGGTGGCATCGAAGGTGTTCCGCGTCGTGGAAAGTGCGCTGGAGACGTTCGGGGCTGAAAGTGCCACGCTGAAGAGCCTCGGTGGCCATCCCGAGACCCATATTCTTGGCGAGAGCTTCTTCACCCAGCTGCCGCACCGCTACGGCGACTATATCGCCAAATTCGCGCTGGTGCCGGTCACCGAGAACCTGAAAACCCTTAAGGACCAGCCAATCGACGCCGATAAGGACGAGAACGCGCTGAGAAACGCGGTTCGCAGCTTTTTCGGCGGCGAGACCGCGACATGGGACCTGCGGGTGCAACTCTGCACGGATCTCGAAACCATGCCGGTCGAGGACGCCTCCGCGCTGTGGGATGAAGACCAAAGCCCGTTCATTCCCGTGGCACGGCTGACTGTGCTGCCGCAGGATTCCTGGACGGAGGAAAAGCAGAAACGCATCGATGACGGCCTGTCCTTCCGCCCCTGGAACGGCATCGTCGCGCATCAGCCGCTCGGCTCCATTATGCGCATGCGTCGTCAGGCCTACGATTCATCGGCTGCCTTCCGCTCGGAACGCAATCCCGTACCCGTACGCGAGCCCGGCGCTCGCTGTCCCGTTGCTGCCGGATAA
- a CDS encoding SDR family NAD(P)-dependent oxidoreductase, whose amino-acid sequence MNRFEDKVVIVTGAASGIGAATARRFSDEGARVVMVDKDGEMLTTTAQTFPRDRTLVQVADVSQSTSVDALVETAVHRFGQIDVLVNNAGTAENGKPEDITDDAWRKVMATDADGVFYGCRAAIPHLEKTGGSIINTASVSGMGGDWGMSPYNAAKGAVVNFTRALAMDLGKRGIRVNAVCPSLTRTGMTEDMMDDEPLLQTFYERIPLGRVCEPEEVAAVIAFLASPDASFITGANIAVDGGLSASNGQPPQ is encoded by the coding sequence ATGAATCGCTTCGAAGACAAGGTCGTCATCGTCACCGGCGCGGCCTCCGGCATTGGCGCGGCCACCGCCCGTCGCTTTTCCGACGAAGGCGCCCGCGTCGTCATGGTCGACAAGGATGGGGAGATGCTGACCACAACCGCGCAGACCTTCCCGAGGGATCGTACGCTGGTGCAGGTGGCCGACGTGTCCCAATCCACCTCCGTGGATGCGCTGGTGGAAACCGCCGTTCATCGCTTCGGGCAGATCGATGTGCTCGTCAACAATGCGGGAACGGCCGAGAACGGCAAGCCGGAGGACATTACCGACGATGCCTGGCGTAAGGTCATGGCGACGGATGCGGACGGCGTCTTCTACGGCTGCCGCGCCGCCATCCCGCATCTCGAAAAGACGGGCGGCTCTATCATCAACACGGCCTCCGTCTCCGGCATGGGCGGCGACTGGGGCATGAGCCCCTACAATGCCGCTAAGGGCGCCGTCGTCAACTTTACCCGCGCGCTCGCCATGGATCTTGGCAAACGCGGCATTCGCGTCAACGCGGTCTGCCCGAGCCTTACCCGCACCGGCATGACCGAGGACATGATGGACGACGAACCATTGCTCCAGACCTTCTATGAGCGCATCCCGCTCGGCCGCGTCTGCGAGCCGGAAGAGGTGGCCGCCGTCATCGCTTTTCTCGCCAGCCCCGACGCCAGCTTCATCACCGGCGCCAATATCGCCGTCGATGGTGGCCTCTCCGCCTCCAACGGGCAGCCACCGCAGTAA